In the Platichthys flesus chromosome 14, fPlaFle2.1, whole genome shotgun sequence genome, TGTTTCTAAGATGTTTCAGATACCATGGCGCTCACAGCTCAAACTTTTACGCCGCTGAACTATTTTCTTCCTCTTGACTTGTTTCCTGGTGTCGGACCTCGTGACATCACAGGTGACCCTGCCATCAGTGACCTGGGTACCAGCATTAAccagttcctctgctgctgcagtggcgTTGACCTCGTCATCCTCTGTGTCCTCGGCGTCAGGGGGGGAGGTGGAAGGGACATCTCATCCACTGTTGCGACTTTGACGGTGTTTTTCCCGTAGAGACGCTTCTCGTACTTCAGGAGCTGGTCCCAGAATCCGGCATTCAACCTGACCCAGGGCCGACTCTCCTGCACCCAGCGATGCGCCTGGCAAAGCGTCACTCCCCTGTACCGCATCAGGTACGCCATCACCAGCGCCGGAGAACGGCTCATACCGGCAGCGCAGTGCACCAGGGTGCCGCCAGCTCGGTTGCCATGGATACGGTCTGCCACCCGGTCAAAGTGGTCACCGAGGCGAGCGCTGGGTAGGTCGGAGACAGGAACCCGGACACACTCCACCCCAGGGTAgggggggcagctgtggctcagcgTGGCGTTGACAATCAGGGTGATGCTTTTCTGTGATATTAGCGCCGCGTTGAGGGGGGCGTCGGCACTGCCGAGGAAGAGGGTGGGTGTGATCTGAGAGACGGACATGAAGCCGACCTGTCGGGAGAACCAGGCGGAAATGCCAATATCAGTTATCAGTGATTGATTATTCATGTCTTATCAGTTCTGTCAATAACATAATCAAAACTGTTGCTCCCAGAAAAATGTCCTGGACTGATATCTTGGGTGACTGGAGACAGGGGAAACTGTTAGCCTAGCATAGCATAAAGACTTGAGACAGGAGAAactgttagcctagcttagcataaagactggagacAGGGAAactgttagcctagcttagcacaaagacttgAGACAGGAGAAACTGTTAGCCTAGcatagcataaagactggagacAGGGAAactgttagcctagcttagcacaaagacttgAGACAGGAGAAACTGTTAGCCTAGtatagcacaaagactggagacAGGGGAAACTGATAGCCTAGCTTAACACAAAGACTTGAGACAGGGGAAACTGTTAGCCTAGCTTAACACAACGACTTGAGACAGGGGGAACTTTTAGCCTAGCATAGCACAACGACTGGAGACAGGAGAAactgttagcctagcttagcacaaagactggagacAGGGGAAACTGATCTCAGCTGAACGTCAGTGATTATAATCCTCAGGCCATGTGAACGCTCTCACCTGTCGTCTCCAGGTTCACGTCACATTGAACTTTGGATCCGTCTTACGACCTGCACCCTTCTTCAGCTGCTGGGGTgaaatgcatgctgggataccATTGCAGCTGGTTCCTGTGTAAGCTTAGTACACACACTGTAGATGGTTGTGTGCCAGACTTCCAGCCAATCACCTGAAGGGTTATTTTTGGACAGACAGCTGGAGTCATGTGACCTGACAcatgaagattctcagtcatggAGTCTTCGTCGATGTGAACACAcatctcatgaactagttcaaagttcagttcatacaagtaaacatgaatagttcacgttcatagttcaccattaaAAATCCGGCGTCAGACAGCGTCTCTcttcaggagaaggaaaacattccgtgacgttttagctagacctcagataatatgaacgtgttcaccgttcaaactcattatttgtcattgagttgcgttcagttcatcgttctcataaaaacgAACGTGTTAAATGAGcgcgttcatgcacaacactgggcGTCAGgtgttgtttgttagttagtagCTGGTTAGAGTCATTAGGTtgctggagtgtgtgtttgtgtgtgtgggggggggggggtcaaaggtcacaggacATGGGGCTCAAACGATTCCTCCAGTAACGTGATATCTAAAAATCTTTGATTCAGATTGTCTGCCAGAAGCTTTGTTGAATCCAGACATGTGTGTTTCACACAGACTTTTATACCTGTTGCACACAGAGCGTGATTAAAGCCTCTAAAGTTCACTGATCACATTTCTCGTCCTAGTTTTCAGCaccagttcttcttcttcttcttcgttcctgtgtgtttacagtttaaAGACATTTGGccaatacatttaatttatggTGGTGCCTTCAAGTGCTgtccaaaaaacaacacatgagaACAATCAAGCTAAAGTCTGATTGTCAGCACAGCCTGGTCATTTACTCAAGCACAGCGGGCTGTGTGCTGTTTATTTCATGGATTACACctgaataattaaaattaaCCGTTTTGTTGCGGCGTCGTCCGTACACAGCTTTCTTTTGTCCTGACGTACCTGAACTTATCACCTGTTCGTGTCATAACATGTAGTTCTTTATCTGACCGTTGAGGGGCAGGAGGGCACCGAGCGGCCGGAAGTCGACATAAGAACAAGCGAAGAAGAAGGTGTTGCTAACAGCCGTTAGCTCCCTCCGTCATGGCGGACCTGAACCGACAGCTCCAGGAGTACCTGACTCAGTCCAAAGGCGGCGGCGGAGCGAAGACCATCTCCAGCACCACGGTGGACTTTGCCGACCCGGAGCCGGTTCCCGGGAGCTGGTTCGGGCGGTGGTCCAGCCCACGGTCCGGACAGACCTCAACTTCAAACAGCGGCTTCTCCTGGCCGTGGTCAGCCGAGCCGGACCCGTGTCTGCCGGGCATGAGCCGGCGGCAGCGGCTGGTGGGGTTCGGGGTGTGCGCGTCGTTCTCTGCGCTGTGCTTCGGGCTGTCCGCGCTGTACGCGCCGCTGCTGCTGATCTACGCCCGGAAGTTCGCCCTGCTCTGGTCGCTCGGTTCGCTGTTCGCCATCGCGGCCGCGGCGGTGCTGCGCGGCCCGAGCAAGCTCGTCGCCGGCCTCCCCACCTCCCCCGCGGCCGCCGTGTACCTGTGCGCCCTCGGAGGGACTCTGTACGCGGCGCTGAGCCTCCACAGCACCGTGCTGACCGCGCTAGGCGCTGCCCTGCAGGTGGCGGTCATCGTCGGGTATGTGGTGTCGCTTCTGCCCGGAGGCAGCGCCGGGATCCGCTTCATGGGGGGCATGGCGGCCTCCGCAATCAAAAGGACCGTGACCGGGAAAACCATTCCCATCTGACCGGAGAATGAGCGCCAGGGCCGGGGTGGAGTCAGCGCTCTGCCCCGGACCAGAAAGGACCAAGATATCAGTACATTCCTCCAGGAAGCAGACTGTCAGCTGATCGCTGATCAGCTGCTGGTGAGCAGGTGTGAAGCAAACACCGGATACGTGCTGCTGATTGGTCAGATCCGGTCACATGACTGATGATGGATCTGATTGTTTTGTAttaaaatttatttaaaaactaacGTCATGTTTCCTGATCAATCACCGGATGTAAACAGCTGGAGGGCACAGCTATCTCACCTATTACTCCCCTCACATCCTGTCTCCCTCACCTGTCTAACCCcacctctctcccctcactctctACTGTTTCACATCCTGTCTCCcctctttgacctctgacacgaTGGTAACCAATGAGATGTGACTGTAGAGGTCAGAGCCTTGAGCGTCTCACTGACACCAGCTGTGACCACACGTGTGCAGATGTTTAATATCTGATGCAACAAATCCTTTATCATTTAGATTTGTACAGTTTGACCTGAATGCAGCATCACAACAATCAGCTGACGTAACAAATCTCACACACGTCAGTGACACTCGACTCACCTGTGTTTACTCAATGTATTAAAGTAACTTatgatacattttaatattcatataaaagttaaacatttatatatagtttAATATAGTTCTACATATGTTTCTAGAGGCGACAGTGTGTCAGTCTCACAAATGTTGAGCTGCTTCTTTAAACATCTTTCTCTGGTGAGCAGCCGCAGCACAGACGCAGTTTGAAGTGTGAATCTTTATTGTCCACCTCGGTGGAGTCGGTGAAGACATAAAAACATAGAAATCTTTTACAAAAAACGACAAACAGGCTGAAGACAAAAGATTGGGTGAAATAAAAGAGGCGGAGCTTCTCTACAGTATCTTACATTAAAATGTCACCTGCTCAGTCCCTCCAATCACAAGCCACCATTCTCTGCAGCAGCCGCACACACCTGTGTGTCACATGACCAAACATCAGTCCGAGGGGGGTCAGGATCAGGGTGTGGTCTCAGGTCTGGAGGGACCAGCGGCGACAACCAAAGGACAGgaggatcatgggagttttCCATCAGGACTACCGGCCACGAACGCCTCCCCTCAGTGCTCCTCTGGGTGGTGGTGGTCCCCCCCTCCTGGGGCCCGGTCCCGGGCCTCCGGGACCCCAGGCTCCTCGTCCACCTCGACCAGACGGACCGTAGCTGCCTTCTTCCCTCTGGGGGGGTCGACCTGCAGGGACGAGACGTTCAGACATGTTCGTCCACAACACGTTACGTATGAATCttcatatgaaaatatgaaccTCCGTCAGCTCCGGGGGACTCTCGCTCTCCAGTTCCTGGTCCATCCTGCCATGGACGCTTTCGGGGGGGCAAAGACGCCATGTCCATCCCCTGAAGGGAAGACGGGCGCTCACGACCAGCTGGTGAAGACCCATCATGCATCTGCTGACCGTCCCGATAACCATCCTGACCTGTACGCATGAAGACAAAACCGCCAAAATAAGAGTGAGGAGAAACAAATCTAATAATGTGGTTTGAGACAGAGACATGTTTGAAGGTGAACTGGACTCTGATGACACAGATGTCAGGGCtactcacctcctcctctggggGCACCTCCTCCTCGAGGCGGTCTCCCTCTGCCTCCGGTGTCCCAGCCTCGGCCAATCTCCTCCGGGCCGTCGAAGCCCTCCTCCTGGCCGCCGTACGCATCAGGGTAACCACGCCCTCCAGGCCGGCCAGGACCGCCTCCTCTGTACCTGAAACAGAGTCCAGTTCAGACCAGTTCAGACCTGAGTTACTACAAGTTCTCACATTCAGGAGTGGAAAGCATCTGACCTGTCGTCTCTCCGTCCTCTAAATTCTCCTCCACTGAACCTTTCGTCAGGACCCCAGTTCCCTCCattccctcctctgtgtcctccacccctgtgtcccccccctccctggtATCCTGGTCCGGGTCCTGGTCTCcagccctcctctcctctgccgtGAAAGTCCTGGCCTCCCTCAAATTCCTGTGGTCCACGCCGACCCTGCTGGTTGTCCGCCCAGTACGGCCCAGATCCCTGGTCTGGTCCTCCAGGACCCTGTCGGTCAGAAGGGCCCATGTGGTGGTTAGGAGGGGGCCCCCGGGGATCTCCTAGATGAGAAGAGCCAGTTGACACGATGAGAATCAGTGTTGGTCAAATATCAActgaaattataataatacataataatttGATCAGAATGTTTCTGATGGAATCATttgattcattgtttttctcCGACATGAATATTTAACATTCTGTTCTTGAGAAGAATCATCTTCTTAAAACCCACTCACGCAGTTTGTATTAAGATTCTGATGTTTTGTTATCTGGGATTTGTTCATAAAAACAGATTCTACTCACACTGACACGcttcttattaatatttaataagtgCCATAGTTTTATTCATACAGTTGAGGCCTAGAGACGTAGACAGAGGCGTAGAAGGCAAAGAGCTAACCTGGTTCTAAAAGCTTTACAAGTTGAACCAGCTTGGAACCAACACCCGgttcacacacaacaaataaacaagggACCCTACATGATCCCTGAGGGACACCACAGGATCTGAGACAGGTCTCAAAATCTGGCTACGTTCAAACTTAACTTAGCTGACTCTTACCTTTGTTGTTGGGCCCCTGCGGCCCCATGCCGTGCATTATGGGTCCCGAGTTTTGACCCTGCAAAGACCACATGAGTGCGTATGATCAGACCTTTAAAACCTGATCCAGGGCCAGCCCTGTTGATTATCAACATTTTACATAAGCTGAATGTCAGTCACAGAAACTCACCTGGTGCATGTATGGGGGCCCTTGCATGTTACCATGGGGTCCTTGCATGTTGCCAGGGGGGCCCTGAATGTTTCCATGGGGTCCTTGCATGTTACCAGGGGGCCCCTGCATTTTTCCTGGAGGTCCATGCATTCCTCCTGGGGGCCCCTGCAGGTTGCCCATCCCATAATTGTTTGgcatgttgttgtgtgtccttGGTGGGGGGCCCATCATTCCACCCTGCATAGGACCCTGGGGGCCCATCATGTTTCCTTGAGGTGGCATCATGCCCCCCTGAGATGGAGGCCCTTGAGGATCCCTTGGACCCATTCCTCGAGGAGGGGGGCCCATCATCCCACCAGGAGGGCCCTGCATCCCTCTGGGTCCAGACCCCATACTGTGAGGCCCTTGAGCACCCATGTTTCTATGAGGGCCAGAATGTCTCTGCAATCCTTGAGGTCCTTGCATGTCTGGCGGCCCCATCATGCCCTGAGGCGGCCCCTGGTGAGGCTGAGGTCCTGAAGGGGGCCCCATTTGTCCAGGGGGAATGAAAGGTGGCTGCATACCTCCAGGGCCCATTGGGGGGGGCATTTGCTGAGGAGGCATGTTTGGATGAAATCCCTGCTGGCCTGGAGGCATAGGGGCCCCAGGACCTGCAGGGCCTCCGGGGCCAGGGAAGGGGGGCATGGGGCCCTGTCCCTGTGGGGGGCCCATGTTCCCGTCTGTGCTCATCCGGTCCATCTTCATCTGCTGCACGAAACCAAAACAGTTAATGAGATTCTGgtttcaggtgtttgtgttttcaatgtGTCGTCGTTTATTTGAAAACTCAGATTCATCGACAGGTTTACTTTAGTTTGATTAAAAATGAGAAGTTGTTATGTTCCAAGAGAAGGCGGAGCCTctcacctccagcagcagagggtTGGTGTACTGTAGAGCTGCCatctcctgctccatctctgcctgagtcttcttcttcccctccacCTTCTGCTCCACCTTTCGCTCTTTGGACTGATCTCCAGAGGGCGGCATCATGGGAACTTTATTGTCCGCCCAGGCCTGTGGTGAGAGGAAGGAGgtcacagtaaacacacaaaaccactcAGCACGTGTCCAGGTGTGGACCAGGTGCTCTGCTGCAGCCGTCTACCTGTTGGAACTGGGCCGGGATCGGTTTGGCGTAGGGCACTTTCTTCTGAGGGACCTTCTTGGCGTCTTTACCCATGACCTCGTCCATGCCCCAGTCCAGACCAGGGATCGACATCTCGACCTCCGGGGCTGCCTCTTTACCTGGATACAAATGTTAACCCTGAGCAACACCTGAGTAACACCTATATTACATTATTGTATTACAAAACATCATCTGACTACTACATGAACATTTTAGTCTTTAGACCCAATAAAGTGCAAATCATCCGTTTTACTGctgatgagaaagaaaagaatgaaacaaGAACCTGTTTAACAGGAAATGAGTTCAACTGAGCAGATCAAAGATGGCGGTTTGGAGAATAGATGTgataaaacactgaaacactctGAGGTCCAGGATGACACTTactgctctgctcctgctccatgGCGGCCTTCAGCTGCTCGGGGATCCCCATACCGGGGATGCAGGCCATGCTGTTCAGATCCATGTCGTCtgaaacacaaacgcacaaacatcAGCTGTGAAGGAAAGTCAGCACCTTTGTGTTGCGTCTGCTCCTCTGACACTCACCATACTCCATGCCGTCCTCCGACATCCCCGGCAGCAGGTTCAAGTTGTAACGGTCCCTCATCTTATCGCCTGGTCGATTCCTCGTCCAGAAtttactgaaaataataatgacaggGTCAGGTGTTTCAAATCATCTGTCAACTGTTCACAGCCAACTTTGTGTATAGGAAATAAATATGTTGTGAGGACGTTGACATTGTGGATACCTGGTGTGGTCGTTGGAGCCGGAGCACAGGATGTGACCCAGCGGGTGCCACGCCAGACTCCAGATCATTCCCTCATGAGCcatctccatccctcccacctccttctccaccctgacaacaacaacaaacacctgAGTACACAACACATTGATCAATCTCatgggagtgtgtgagtgtgtgtgtgtgtcatttttacCCAGTGTGCCAGAAGAGCAGAGAACCATCAGAACCTCCGCTGGCAAACAGACCTTCGTGGACGGGATGCCAGGCAACAGCTGAGAACATAGAACCAGAAATAACAGACATCATTTAGAGTCAGACTGTGCTCACAAACAGGAGGCCTGTACTGtggccagccactagggggcagccCAGATGATTTGGCCTCAGTTTGAGGAGCCTTCACGTCATCcacctttgtttacagtctgtgaTATCGTATTGGTTTGTGTTCTCACCCGTCGCCTCCTTCTTGTGTCCTCGGaacacctgcagctcctccttcaggTTTCTGATGTCAAACAGTTTGCACAGGTGGTCACGTGACGCCGTCAGCAGCCAATTACCATTCAGGTTCCACTTCACCTCCATCACCGTGTTCTTATGGGCGTGACTGAGGAGAGGTTTCATTATTTGACAACAGCagaaaggttaaaggtcaaacgAGTTCCACTTCGAgttcctcctctttcacatGAACCTGATTTGATTGGCTAAGGCCTTCACGTGAGTGTTTGTTTCCAAAACTATTTGATTGGCCTCGATTAGATGTGATTGATTCCTGATGTACGCAGACTGACCAATGCATCGTGACGGATACACAATGTCGTCCAGTAACGAAAGACGTCAACACAATCCAAGTCAACAAGCAGCGCTTCTGTTGAAGCCTCCAACCTGGATGTGTAAGTCCTCTTCTAGTGTGTCTgttactgtgtgtatgtgaagtgTGTGTACTCACAGTGTAGCCAGACTCTGTCCAGTCTTGGGGTCCCAGAATTTGATTGGCTGTTGACTGTCTTTACTGCCAGAGACCACAAGGCCTTTAGTGGGATGCCAGTCCACACACTTCACATCAGCGCCatgacctacacacacacacacacacacacacgcacacacacgttaccATCATGTAGGTTGTTAAATGTGAATCAATAAGGATCAATTTAATCAACTACATATTGATATGTTTAACATGccaatacataaatacattttctttaatttagcACATGATCAATAATAGTCCGTTGTCCCTCCAGTCACGTGACAGCGGGGATCCTGTCACGTGACAGCCGGGATCCAGTCACGTGACAGCCGGGATCCAGTCACGTGACAGCCGGGATCCAGTCACGTGACAGCGGGGATCCAGTCACGTGACAGCCGGGATCCTGTCACGTGACAGCCGGGATCCAGTCACGTGACAGCGGGGATCCTGTCACGTGACAGCGGGGATCCTGTCAGGTGACAGCCGGGATCCAGTCACGTGACAGCGGGGATCGAGGCGGCAGCTTCGTACCTCGGAGGATCCGTTCCTCATGGCATCGCAGGAAGTCCCAGATCCGAACGGTTCCGTCGTCTGAGCAGGTGGCGAATTTATTATCTGTGGGGGAGAAACTGGACAAGACGAGACGCTGTTACCAATAACAGAGGAGATGGGACATCACATGGACATGGACTTCCTGGTATACATTTACAGAGCAGgttggaggtcagaggtcacaggaaACAGTCACTAGCTCCCACTCCACTGCGACAGCTTCCCTGACCAACCACACACCCTCACTTCAGTCCACTAACGCCCCAGCCGAGCTGAGGCCAGGGGGTGTGAGCAGGAAGTAGATCGTCTACTCTGCAGCTGGTTTAGTTCAGCAGGTTTCTTTGAGTGACAGCGAGCTGAACCGTTACTGACAGTTAAGGCTGATACGTGGTTTTGTGTTATAGTTTTGTGTCGTAGTAACACACGTAGCTGATACACATGGCCTACGCCGCTGTGAGCATTCATAGTTTatgaaggtgtgtgtttctCTACAGTTACACAAACGAAGCGCTAGTGGCTGTAGAGTTTTGATGCTtctgtgttgtttcctctggtttcaaGAACTCTTAACAAATTCTTTGGCGTCCGTTTGCTTCAGAACAAGGTTATCAAGTTGGAGCTGATGGATGAATCAGAGAAATTAGTGTTTTTAAAGAACTGCAATGAAGATAATAAAGTCGGAGGAGTTGGTCTGTGTGAACATTAAACCTATTGAGGCGAAGCAGGAGCTTCCAGAAACAGTCTGCAGGTCACGTGATGCTACCAGGCCTCAGAGGACGTGGGTCCTACGAAGGGTTCACGTCTACGCGCCAGCTACACCCGGGCTACAGCGTGGAGTCACGTGTTAACGCTTTGTGTTCACCGCTCTTAGTCATGTGacgaaccaatcaggaagagaacgtgTCTGCTTCTTCAACAGTTAGAATacttttaatcacatttaatgAAACTAACACATGTTCAACATGTTTGTATGAATCACACTGACTGTTTTATCTACAGGTTAATGTGAGGTCATCATGAATGACCTCACACTGAGCACAGGAATATTAACATGTCTAAATGTCTCCACCTGCTGGACAACTAGGAGAACTTCACTAAATAATGTGAGTCTAAATAACACGTGCAGTCTCTCACTGTCACCCCCCCTTAACCTGAGTGAACTGTATACTACATGCACTTCATGTGTACTACATGCCAGCGTGGTGGGGACTATATGTTAATGCACTGTATTCTGCATGTGTACAACATGTGTTCATACTGTGTACTACATGCAAATGTACTGTGCTACATGTGAACTATATGGATATAGTACATGCAAGTGTTCTGTGTACTACTGCTAGTTCACAGATTTCCCTATACCTCATCTTtctgctaagctaggctaacagtTCCCACTGGTCAGTTTGTGCTTAGCTAGTAAAAAGGCCCCcttaagttgtgtttttgtgctaagctaggctaactgtTTCTCAgtacttcctgtgtttgtgctaagctaagctttAAGATTTGTAATACTCTTTACCAAAGAGCAGCAccttatatttaaaacataatatttGCATTAGGAGCCGGCCCTCTCTAGGGAGCCAGTAGCCCAGACAGGACAAGCTAAATCTTTTGAGTTGAAGTTCACAGCTACCAACATGAAATCAAAGTCCTTCTTTCTGCGATGAAGTTTAAACCTTTAAAACTTTCAGAAAAAAAGAACCTTTAAGATTTTTAAAACGTAGGTTTTGATTTCAACTCCTCCTAAATTGTCAATTTTATAATTGTTACCAAATATGATACATCTGACAACATCTCTTGAAATATCAGGgcacaactcaaacacaaataactgtttaaagtagtaaataataaatcacaCAAGGTTTGTGACAGTGACCAATTACCAAGATATAAACTATCACTTCAAATAAATCCATAATTATAattccagaaaaaaaaagattcaagaTAAATCTTATCTGATCACATTGGCAGCTGTGGACTTCCACTTTATTCACTTCTCATGAAGAAGGCTGGCCCCACACAGCCTGTGACTGACAGCatagaggatcatgggtaatgtaGTTTGAATTAGATTAAGTCATCCCTGGATGACATCACACTGAACAGGTGATGGTTTTCAGGTTAAGACTCATTCCACTCAGCGTACTGGTTCTGCTGAGGGAGTGTGATGTCATCTGCAACCTGACGAAGTCATCTAACTTAAACAGTGGAGGTGAGGAGTGAGACTAccctgttgcattgtgggaaatgtaggctAGTGTTCGTACTGAGTGAGGAAGTTGTTTTTAATCGTCTCCTTCTCAAACACCAACAGGAAGAGGGTGGTGTGGTCAACGCTCGCTGTTCAATGTGGAGCTGAGACTCAAAGGATGCAAAGATTTATTTAAAGCATCTACAGGCGCCTGTCAGGTGAcgttcagagcagcagcagcactgtgtgCAGGAGCTTctatttattcactttattgATCCCTGCTAAAACTTTATTGTATAAAGTCAATCCCCACCCCTCCCCAGTGGGCCTACCAACATGTTGAGTAAATGAATGATGACTTTAttcaacacagagaaacagctcaTCAGCCACATCAGgcaaaatgtcaacaacagATCACTGCAGTGTTGcaacagcacacacatacatctgtCATTAAGCAACCACAACAACATATGGCAAGAGGTGAGGCAGCACCACCATGTGGCTGCAGCATGGTACTGCAGTGCCGAACGTAAGCAGTAGAGACTCAGGTTAACTACAGAAAATGGTAGATTGGGTATAAACCTGGCTTCTCTAATGGCCTCCTTGTGAGCCTGGAACATCTTGACGTTGTTCATGTTGGACTGCCAGTACTTCACGTAGCCGCCGTGGTCCGCAGTCAGCATCCACATGTCGTTGTGAGACCAGGTCATGGCACGCACCGGACTGTCGTGGGCCTGCaggggagacaggagggagtGATGTCACTACCATTCAGCTGACCACATCACAAGGTCGTCTGTAGCAAGTGTTTACCTGTAGAATGGTCTCAAAGTTGAAGGTGAGTCCGTTCCACAGAGTGAACTCTCCGCTGGACGCTCCCGTGACCAGACGTCGACCCTCGGGAGTCCACTgatcaggaaacacacattaatCTGGGGAATGAGTGTTCTGAACGATCTGCATACGCTCtatcacaataaaagcagaaaatatGAGCCTTTGTACAAACGGAAAGTG is a window encoding:
- the si:ch1073-184j22.2 gene encoding dual specificity protein phosphatase 18, with protein sequence MSVSQITPTLFLGSADAPLNAALISQKSITLIVNATLSHSCPPYPGVECVRVPVSDLPSARLGDHFDRVADRIHGNRAGGTLVHCAAGMSRSPALVMAYLMRYRGVTLCQAHRWVQESRPWVRLNAGFWDQLLKYEKRLYGKNTVKVATVDEMSLPPPPLTPRTQRMTRSTPLQQQRNWLMLVPRSLMAGSPVMSRGPTPGNKSRGRK
- the sft2d3 gene encoding vesicle transport protein SFT2C — encoded protein: MADLNRQLQEYLTQSKGGGGAKTISSTTVDFADPEPVPGSWFGRWSSPRSGQTSTSNSGFSWPWSAEPDPCLPGMSRRQRLVGFGVCASFSALCFGLSALYAPLLLIYARKFALLWSLGSLFAIAAAAVLRGPSKLVAGLPTSPAAAVYLCALGGTLYAALSLHSTVLTALGAALQVAVIVGYVVSLLPGGSAGIRFMGGMAASAIKRTVTGKTIPI
- the wdr33 gene encoding pre-mRNA 3' end processing protein WDR33 isoform X2, with amino-acid sequence MATDIGSPQRFFHMPRFQHQAPRQVFYKRPDFAQQQAMQQLTFDGKRMRKAVNRKTIDYNPSVIRYLENRLWQRDHRDFRAIQPDAGCYNDLVPPIGMLNNPMNAVTTKFVRTSTNKVKCPVFVIRWTPEGRRLVTGASSGEFTLWNGLTFNFETILQAHDSPVRAMTWSHNDMWMLTADHGGYVKYWQSNMNNVKMFQAHKEAIREASFSPTDNKFATCSDDGTVRIWDFLRCHEERILRGHGADVKCVDWHPTKGLVVSGSKDSQQPIKFWDPKTGQSLATLHAHKNTVMEVKWNLNGNWLLTASRDHLCKLFDIRNLKEELQVFRGHKKEATAVAWHPVHEGLFASGGSDGSLLFWHTGVEKEVGGMEMAHEGMIWSLAWHPLGHILCSGSNDHTSKFWTRNRPGDKMRDRYNLNLLPGMSEDGMEYDDMDLNSMACIPGMGIPEQLKAAMEQEQSSKEAAPEVEMSIPGLDWGMDEVMGKDAKKVPQKKVPYAKPIPAQFQQAWADNKVPMMPPSGDQSKERKVEQKVEGKKKTQAEMEQEMAALQYTNPLLLEMKMDRMSTDGNMGPPQGQGPMPPFPGPGGPAGPGAPMPPGQQGFHPNMPPQQMPPPMGPGGMQPPFIPPGQMGPPSGPQPHQGPPQGMMGPPDMQGPQGLQRHSGPHRNMGAQGPHSMGSGPRGMQGPPGGMMGPPPRGMGPRDPQGPPSQGGMMPPQGNMMGPQGPMQGGMMGPPPRTHNNMPNNYGMGNLQGPPGGMHGPPGKMQGPPGNMQGPHGNIQGPPGNMQGPHGNMQGPPYMHQGQNSGPIMHGMGPQGPNNKGDPRGPPPNHHMGPSDRQGPGGPDQGSGPYWADNQQGRRGPQEFEGGQDFHGRGEEGWRPGPGPGYQGGGGHRGGGHRGGNGGNWGPDERFSGGEFRGRRDDRYRGGGPGRPGGRGYPDAYGGQEEGFDGPEEIGRGWDTGGRGRPPRGGGAPRGGGQDGYRDGQQMHDGSSPAGRERPSSLQGMDMASLPPRKRPWQDGPGTGERESPGADGGRPPQREEGSYGPSGRGGRGAWGPGGPGPGPRRGGPPPPRGALRGGVRGR
- the wdr33 gene encoding pre-mRNA 3' end processing protein WDR33 isoform X1, with the protein product MATDIGSPQRFFHMPRFQHQAPRQVFYKRPDFAQQQAMQQLTFDGKRMRKAVNRKTIDYNPSVIRYLENRLWQRDHRDFRAIQPDAGCYNDLVPPIGMLNNPMNAVTTKFVRTSTNKVKCPVFVIRWTPEGRRLVTGASSGEFTLWNGLTFNFETILQAHDSPVRAMTWSHNDMWMLTADHGGYVKYWQSNMNNVKMFQAHKEAIREASFSPTDNKFATCSDDGTVRIWDFLRCHEERILRGHGADVKCVDWHPTKGLVVSGSKDSQQPIKFWDPKTGQSLATLHAHKNTVMEVKWNLNGNWLLTASRDHLCKLFDIRNLKEELQVFRGHKKEATAVAWHPVHEGLFASGGSDGSLLFWHTGVEKEVGGMEMAHEGMIWSLAWHPLGHILCSGSNDHTSKFWTRNRPGDKMRDRYNLNLLPGMSEDGMEYDDMDLNSMACIPGMGIPEQLKAAMEQEQSSKEAAPEVEMSIPGLDWGMDEVMGKDAKKVPQKKVPYAKPIPAQFQQAWADNKVPMMPPSGDQSKERKVEQKVEGKKKTQAEMEQEMAALQYTNPLLLEQMKMDRMSTDGNMGPPQGQGPMPPFPGPGGPAGPGAPMPPGQQGFHPNMPPQQMPPPMGPGGMQPPFIPPGQMGPPSGPQPHQGPPQGMMGPPDMQGPQGLQRHSGPHRNMGAQGPHSMGSGPRGMQGPPGGMMGPPPRGMGPRDPQGPPSQGGMMPPQGNMMGPQGPMQGGMMGPPPRTHNNMPNNYGMGNLQGPPGGMHGPPGKMQGPPGNMQGPHGNIQGPPGNMQGPHGNMQGPPYMHQGQNSGPIMHGMGPQGPNNKGDPRGPPPNHHMGPSDRQGPGGPDQGSGPYWADNQQGRRGPQEFEGGQDFHGRGEEGWRPGPGPGYQGGGGHRGGGHRGGNGGNWGPDERFSGGEFRGRRDDRYRGGGPGRPGGRGYPDAYGGQEEGFDGPEEIGRGWDTGGRGRPPRGGGAPRGGGQDGYRDGQQMHDGSSPAGRERPSSLQGMDMASLPPRKRPWQDGPGTGERESPGADGGRPPQREEGSYGPSGRGGRGAWGPGGPGPGPRRGGPPPPRGALRGGVRGR